The Rhododendron vialii isolate Sample 1 chromosome 8a, ASM3025357v1 genome has a window encoding:
- the LOC131298319 gene encoding isocitrate dehydrogenase [NADP] isoform X2 produces the protein MAFEKIKVANPIVEMDGDEMTRVFWKSIKDKLILPFLELDIKYFDLGLPHRDATDDKVTIESAEATLKYNVAIKCATITPDEGRVKEFNLKQMWKSPNGTIRNILNGTVFREPIICKNVPRLIPGWTKPICIGRHAFGDQYKATDTVIKGPGKLKLVFVPEGKDEKTELEVYNFSGAGGVALSMYNTDESIYAFAEASMNTAYQKKWPLYLSTKNTILKKYDGRFKDIFQEVYETKWKPKYEAAGLWYEHRLIDDMVAYALKSEGCYVWACKNYDGDVQSDFLAQGFGSLGLMTSVLVCPDGKTIEAEAAHGTVTRHYRVHQNGGETSTNSIASIFAWSRGLAHRAKLDDNARLLDFTEKLEAACIGVVESGKMTKDLALIIHGSKLIRQHYLNTEEFINAVADDLKARLSCRAKL, from the exons atggCGTTCGAGAAGATCAAGGTCGCTAACCCAATCGTCGAGATGGATG GAGATGAGATGACCCGAGTCTTCTGGAAATCAATAAAGGATAAG CTTATTCTCCCTTTCTTGGAGTTGGATATTAAGTACTTTGACCTTGGCCTTCCTCATCGTGATGCAACTGATGATAAAGTTACTATTGAAAGTGCGGAAGCAACTCTTAA GTACAATGTAGCAATCAAGTGTGCAACCATTACTCCAG ATGAAGGTCGTGTGAAGGAGTTTAATTTGAAGCAGATGTGGAAGAGTCCTAATGGTACCATTAGGAATATTCTGAATG GCACGGTCTTCAGAGAACCAATTATTTGCAAAAACGTTCCCCGGCTCATCCCAG GGTGGACAAAGCCTATATGCATTGGAAGGCATGCGTTTGGAGATCAATACAAAGCAACTGATACAGTCATCAAAGGACCTGGAAAGCTCAAATTGGTGTTTG TACCAGAAGGAAAAGACGAGAAGACAGAGTTGGAGGTTTACAACTTCAGTGGTGCTGGAGGAGTGGCTTTGTCCATGTACAACACTGATGAG TCCATTTATGCTTTTGCTGAAGCTTCAATGAACACTGCTTACCAGAAAAAATGGCCTCTTTATCTTAGCACAAAGAATACTATTCTTAAGAAATATGATGGGAG ATTCAAGGACATATTTCAGGAAGTGTACGAGACCAAGTGGAAACCAAAGTATGAGGCTGCAGGGCTATG GTATGAACACCGActcattgatgatatggttgcTTATGCTCTTAAGAGTGAAGGATGTTATGTATGGGCTTGCAAAAACTATGATGGGGACGTGCAGAGTGATTTCTTAGCACAAG GGTTTGGATCTCTTGGTTTGATGACGTCTGTTCTG GTATGCCCTGATGGAAAGACCATAGAAGCTGAAGCAGCCCATGGCACTGTTACACGCCATTACAGGGTTCACCAGAATGGTGGTGAAACCAGCACAAATAGCATAGCATCAATCTTTGCATGGTCCAGAGGGCTTGCACACAG agcaaagttggatgataaTGCAAGACTCTTAGACTTCACTGAGAAGCTGGAAGCAGCTTGCATTGGCGTTGTGGAGTCTGGGAAGATGACCAAAGATCTTGCACTTATAATACATGGATCTAA GCTTATCAGACAACACTATCTTAATACCGAGGAGTTCATCAATGCCGTGGCGGATGATTTGAAGGCAAGGCTTTCTTGCAGAGCCAAACTGTAG
- the LOC131298316 gene encoding cytochrome c oxidase assembly protein COX11, mitochondrial-like isoform X2 translates to MSWSKVFRLPQFSKNLHQSYNGFRCSLEAPGLIHNFVGTNGARNGWDFGYEYRGFMTRCEIRTGSLSRCGQFLAPRTPCLDKPRQYATHSSREQKSNKMLIYLTGLVFAMVGCSYAAVPLYRRFCQATGYGGTVQRRESVEEKIARHAQDGTVTTREIVVQFNADVADGMPWKFIPTQREVRVRPGESALAFYTAENRSSTPITGVSTYNVTPMKIPVTPKKGSD, encoded by the exons ATGTCATGGTCCAAGGTTTTCAGATTGCCACAATTTTCCAAGAATTTGCATCAATCATATAATGGGTTCAG GTGCTCACTTGAAGCTCCGGGGCTAATACATAATTTTGTGGGAACTAACGGTGCTAGAAATGGGTGGGATTTCGGTTACGAATATCGGGGGTTTATGACAAGATGTGAAATACGTACGGGGTCATTGAGTAGATGTGGTCAGTTTTTGGCTCCGAGAACTCCATGCTTGGACAAACCACGCCAATATGCAACTCATTCTTCAAGAGAacagaaatcaaataagatgcTTATCTATCTGACGGGGTTGGTTTTTGCGATGGTGGGGTGTAGTTATGCCGCCGTTCCTCTGTACAGAAGATTCTGCCAGGCTACTGGCTATGGGGGTACTGTGCAGCGGCGCGAG AGTGTTGAAGAAAAGATTGCTCGGCATGCTCAAGATGGAACAGTCACCACCAG GGAGATTGTGGTGCAGTTCAATGCTGACGTGGCTGACGGAATGCCATGGAAGTTTATTCCCACCCAACGCGAG GTACGGGTTAGGCCAGGAGAAAGTGCGCTTGCATTTTACACTGCTGAGAATCGAAGTTCAACGCCTATAACTGGTGTATCTACATACAATGTTACCCCAATGAAG ATTCCAGTAACTCCTAAGAAAGGAAGTGATTAG
- the LOC131298318 gene encoding transmembrane 9 superfamily member 3 encodes MREMKKPTGWIVVVVAAVLLSSTAVTKVRSDGSDHRYKSGDPVPLYANKVGPFHNPSETYRYFDLPFCVPDHLKEKKEALGEVLNGDRLVSAPYKLDFLTDKDSEEICKKKLTKEEVARFRSAVTKDYYFQMYYDDLPIWGFLGKVDKEGKADPSDYKYYLFKHVQFEIFYNKDRVIEINVRPDTNAPVDLTEDKDVNVDFSYTVRWKETNTPYEKRMEKYSQSSSLPHHLEIHWFSIINSCVTVLLLTGFLATILMRVLKNDFVKYAHDEETADDQEETGWKYIHGDVFRFPKYKSLFAAALGSGTQLFTLTIFIFVLALVGVFYPYNRGALFTALVVIYALTSGIAGYTAASFYCQLEGTNWVRNLLLTGSLFCAPLFLTFCFLNTVAIFYSATAALPFGTIVVIVLIWTLVTSPLLVLGGIAGKNSKAEFQAPVRTTKYPREIPPLPWYRGTLPQMAMAGFLPFSAIYIELYYIFASVWGHRIYTIYSILFIVFIILLIVTAFITVALTYFQLAAEDHEWWWRSFLCGGSTGLFIYSYCLYYYYARSDMSGFMQTSFFFGYMACICYGFFLMLGAVGFRAGLFFVRHIYRSIKCE; translated from the exons atgagagaaatgaagaaaccGACGGGGTGGATCGTCGTCGTCGTTGCCGCGGTGCTCCTATCCTCCACCGCAGTCACAAAGGTGAGATCGGACGGGTCCGACCACAGGTACAAATCCGGAGATCCGGTCCCTCTCTACGCCAACAAAGTCGGCCCCTTTCACAACCCTAG TGAAACGTACCGCTATTTTGATCTGCCTTTCTGTGTGCCAG ATCATctcaaagagaaaaaagaagctcTTGGTGAAGTGTTGAATGGAGACCGTTTAGTTAGTGCCCCCTACAAACTTGACTTTTTGACTGATAAAGACTCTGAAGAAATTTGCAAGAAGAAGTTGACAAAAGAAGAAGTGGCTCGGTTCCGTAGCGCTGTCACAAAGGACTACTACTTCCAAATGTACTATGATGACTTGCCCATCTGGGGTTTCTTGGGAAAAGTTGACAAGGAAGGCAAAGCTGATCCTAGTGATTACAAATATTACCTGTTTAAGCATGTTCAGTTTGAGATCTTTTACAATAAGGATCGAGTCATCGAGATTAATGTGCGGCCTGACACTAATGCTCCTGTGGACCTAACCGAGGATAAGGACGTTAATGTCGACTTCAGTTACACTGTCAGATGGAAAGAAACTAACACTCCTTATGAAAAGCGGATGGAAAAGTACTCACAGTCTTCTTCACTGCCACATCACTTGGAAATCCATTGGTTTTCAATAATCAATTCGTGTGTGACCGTACTCCTCTTGACTGGTTTTCTCGCCACAATCCTCATGAGAGTCCTGAAGAATGACTTTGTTAA GTATGCCCATGACGAGGAAACGGCTGATGATCAAGAAGAAACTGGGTGGAAGTACATCCATGGTGATGTTTTCAGGTTCCCTAAGTACAAGTCTTTGTTTGCTGCAGCTCTTGGTTCTGGCACCCAGCTATTTACCCT TACAATTTTCATCTTTGTTCTTGCACTGGTTGGTGTTTTCTATCCATACAACCGGGGAGCTCTGTTCACTGCACTGGTTGTCATATATGCGCTTACATCCGGGATTGCAGGCTATACTGCAGCCTCTTTCTACTGCCAGCTGGAAGGAACAAACTGG GTGAGAAATTTGTTATTGACTGGAAGCCTGTTTTGTGCGCCTCTATTTCTTACATTCTGCTTCCTCAACACTGTTGCGATATTTTATAGTGCCACAGCAGCACTCCCATTTGGTACAATTGTGGTGATAGTTCTTATATGGACTCTTGTCACATCCCCTTTGCTGGTATTGGGTGGTATTGCCGGAAAGAATAGCAAGGCTGAGTTTCAAGCTCCTGTTCGCACCACAAAATATCCTAGGGAGATCCCACCACTGCCTTGGTATCGTGGAACACTTCCTCAGATGGCAATGGCTGGGTTTTTACCTTTCAGTGCAATCTATATTGAACTCTACTACATATTCGCCAGCGTTTGGGGTCACAGGATTTACACCATATACAGCATCTTGTTTATAGTCTTCATCATTCTCCTGATTGTTACTGCTTTCATCACCGTGGCTTTGACTTATTTCCAACTTGCTGCTGAAGACCatgagtggtggtggag GTCTTTCCTTTGTGGTGGATCAACTGGTTTATTCATCTATTCCTACTGCTTGTACTACTACTACGCACGGTCAGATATGTCTGGTTTCATGCAAACCTCATTCTTCTTTGGGTACATGGCTTGCATATGCTATGGCTTCTTTCTCATGCTTGGGGCTGTTGGTTTCCGGGCTGGTCTGTTCTTTGTCCGTCATATATATCGCTCAATCAAGTGTGAGTAG
- the LOC131298317 gene encoding microtubule-destabilizing protein 60 isoform X3 produces METSPKTKSAHKLVKSQSAVQSGNAAARGGVRYSPPHQANKIPSWSRDEVKERLVEKSKVSQKTPAKENTKSQDFKLHTQERAVKRAMFNYEMIEEEEVRMLRKEMIPRAQLMPFFDKPFFPQRSNRRLTVPREPSGNMIGSKISCS; encoded by the exons ATGGAGACTAGTCCGAAAACCAAGTCTGCTCATAAG CTTGTGAAGTCACAGTCTGCAGTTCAATCTGGTAATGCTGCTGCTAGAGGAGGGGTGAGATACAGTCCACCTCATCAGGCCAACAAAATTCCTTCTTGG TCAAGAGATGAGGTGAAAGAGCGACTAGTTGAAAAAAGCAAG GTTTCTCAAAAGACTCCTGCGAAAGAAAACACCAAATCGCAGGATTTCAAGCTCCACACCCAGGAAAGAGCTGTTAAGCGCGCGATGTTTAACTACGAA ATGATAGAGGAGGAAGAGGTTCGGATGCTACGGAAGGAGATGATTCCTAGAGCTCAGTTGATGCCTTTCTTTGACAAGCCCTTCTTTCCGCAGAG ATCAAATAGGCGTTTAACAGTTCCAAGAGAGCCAAGTGGAAACATGATTGGAAGCAAAATTTCTTGCAGTTAA
- the LOC131298317 gene encoding microtubule-destabilizing protein 60 isoform X2 codes for METSPKTKSAHKSAVQSGNAAARGGVRYSPPHQANKIPSWSRDEVKERLVEKSKVSQKTPAKENTKSQDFKLHTQERAVKRAMFNYEVATKFYIIEYQKKQVERIHKMIEEEEVRMLRKEMIPRAQLMPFFDKPFFPQRSNRRLTVPREPSGNMIGSKISCS; via the exons ATGGAGACTAGTCCGAAAACCAAGTCTGCTCATAAG TCTGCAGTTCAATCTGGTAATGCTGCTGCTAGAGGAGGGGTGAGATACAGTCCACCTCATCAGGCCAACAAAATTCCTTCTTGG TCAAGAGATGAGGTGAAAGAGCGACTAGTTGAAAAAAGCAAG GTTTCTCAAAAGACTCCTGCGAAAGAAAACACCAAATCGCAGGATTTCAAGCTCCACACCCAGGAAAGAGCTGTTAAGCGCGCGATGTTTAACTACGAA GTTGCAACCAAATTCTACATCATAGAGTATCAGAAGAAACAAGTCGAGAGGATACACAAG ATGATAGAGGAGGAAGAGGTTCGGATGCTACGGAAGGAGATGATTCCTAGAGCTCAGTTGATGCCTTTCTTTGACAAGCCCTTCTTTCCGCAGAG ATCAAATAGGCGTTTAACAGTTCCAAGAGAGCCAAGTGGAAACATGATTGGAAGCAAAATTTCTTGCAGTTAA
- the LOC131298317 gene encoding microtubule-destabilizing protein 60 isoform X1 — translation METSPKTKSAHKLVKSQSAVQSGNAAARGGVRYSPPHQANKIPSWSRDEVKERLVEKSKVSQKTPAKENTKSQDFKLHTQERAVKRAMFNYEVATKFYIIEYQKKQVERIHKMIEEEEVRMLRKEMIPRAQLMPFFDKPFFPQRSNRRLTVPREPSGNMIGSKISCS, via the exons ATGGAGACTAGTCCGAAAACCAAGTCTGCTCATAAG CTTGTGAAGTCACAGTCTGCAGTTCAATCTGGTAATGCTGCTGCTAGAGGAGGGGTGAGATACAGTCCACCTCATCAGGCCAACAAAATTCCTTCTTGG TCAAGAGATGAGGTGAAAGAGCGACTAGTTGAAAAAAGCAAG GTTTCTCAAAAGACTCCTGCGAAAGAAAACACCAAATCGCAGGATTTCAAGCTCCACACCCAGGAAAGAGCTGTTAAGCGCGCGATGTTTAACTACGAA GTTGCAACCAAATTCTACATCATAGAGTATCAGAAGAAACAAGTCGAGAGGATACACAAG ATGATAGAGGAGGAAGAGGTTCGGATGCTACGGAAGGAGATGATTCCTAGAGCTCAGTTGATGCCTTTCTTTGACAAGCCCTTCTTTCCGCAGAG ATCAAATAGGCGTTTAACAGTTCCAAGAGAGCCAAGTGGAAACATGATTGGAAGCAAAATTTCTTGCAGTTAA
- the LOC131336235 gene encoding probable L-type lectin-domain containing receptor kinase S.5: protein MAIAVKLRMIIAAVLLYFTAVASQNLTTFTATYGPFNYSYRDIFDLENSATTFHSALRLTPNLAYQKGLLRVPLENLSGRVMLKQPFKLWEQGYNKTPDRVASFNSSFLFSVYPLGRNTTPGEGLAFFLAPHLSLPSNSSGQYLGLTNIDTDGSLQNRLVAIEFDNVKQAFDPDANHVGLNINSIISTVNTSLTPLGIELAPLGEARFYNAWVQYDGVSKVIEVYIARQSKLHGETPSKPDKPVLKSNLDLSGVLDQYSYFGFSASTGDGVQYNNVYRWNLTVDSYSDNAPEPQYKHTLWKKTLLVVGVAIPLLMMGVGVTGYYYLRKKRSVAQSDVFLGALRRLPDTPREFRFKDLKKATNNFNEKNKLGEGSFGVVYRGHLQNENENPEVAVKWFSKETVKGQDEFLAEFTIINRLRHKHLVRLLGWCHEKRKLLLVYDYMSNGSLDAHLFTRTPDNNPLSWDQRYNIISGVALALNYLHNEYEQSVVHRDLKASNIMLDSNFNARLGDFGLARALDKEKTSYIDINGVIGTPGYIAPECLLTGKATQQSDIYAFGAVLLEIVCGLRPVTRINEFLFLLDWVRCLHREGRILDAVEERLGNEYVAEEAQKVLILALACSHPTPSERPETQAIVQILSGLVPVSYVPPF from the exons ATGGCAATTGCGGTGAAGCTCCGTATGATCATCGCCGCCGTGCTCCTCTATTTCACGGCGGTTGCCTCCCAGAATCTCACGACTTTCACTGCTACGTACGGACCATTCAATTACAGCTACAGAGATATATTCGACCTGGAGAACTCAGCCACCACCTTCCACAGCGCACTCCGGTTGACCCCGAACTTGGCCTACCAGAAGGGCTTGTTGCGCGTGCCACTCGAGAACCTGTCCGGACGAGTGATGTTGAAACAACCATTCAAGTTGTGGGAACAAGGTTACAACAAAACCCCGGACAGGGTTGCCTCGTTCAACTCCTCCTTCCTCTTCAGCGTGTACCCATTGGGCCGTAATACCACCCCGGGCGAAGGGCTGGCCTTCTTCTTAGCCCCCCACTTGTCCCTTCCGTCAAACAGTTCCGGCCAATATCTGGGCCTGACCAATATCGACACCGACGGCTCCCTGCAAAACCGCTTAGTAGCCATCGAGTTCGACAACGTCAAACAGGCATTCGATCCGGATGCTAACCACGTGGGGCTCAATATAAACAGCATCATATCTACTGTTAATACCTCTTTGACCCCATTGGGAATTGAACTCGCTCCACTGGGCGAGGCCAGGTTTTACAATGCCTGGGTCCAGTACGACGGGGTGAGCAAGGTCATTGAGGTGTACATTGCGCGACAATCCAAGTTACATGGGGAGACGCCCTCCAAGCCCGATAAACCAGTCTTGAAATCAAATCTTGATTTGAGCGGGGTTTTGGATCAGTACTCATACTTTGGTTTCTCGGCATCCACGGGAGATGGTGTGCAGTACAACAATGTCTATAGGTGGAACTTGACGGTGGACTCCTATTCGGATAATGCTCCGGAGCCGCAGTACAAGCATACTCTATGGAAAAAGACTCTACTTGTAGTTGGGGTTGCAATTCCACTGCTTATGATGGGTGTAGGAGTGACGGGTTATTATTACCTACGCAAGAAGCGATCAGTGGCACAGTCCGATGTCTTCCTAGGGGCATTGAGGAGATTGCCAGACACCCCGAGGGAGTTCCGATTCAAGGATTTGAAGAAGGCGACCAACAACTTCAACGAGAAGAACAAGTTGGGCGAGGGTAGTTTCGGTGTAGTATATCGAGGCCACCTAcagaatgaaaatgaaaatccgGAGGTGGCCGTCAAGTGGTTTTCTAAGGAAACTGTGAAAGGTCAGGATGAGTTCTTGGCAGAGTTCACCATCATCAATCGTCTCCGCCACAAACATCTTGTCCGACTGCTTG GATGGTGTCACGAGAAAAGAAAGCTGCTACTTGTATATGACTACATGTCGAACGGTAGTCTCGACGCACACCTATTCACTAGAACACCTGACAACAACCCACTAAGCTGGGATCAGCGTTACAATATCATCTCTGGGGTGGCCTTGGCCTTGAACTACCTCCATAATGAGTATGAACAGAGCGTGGTCCACCGGGACCTTAAGGCCAGCAACATCATGCTGGACTCTAACTTCAACGCTCGACTGGGGGATTTTGGCCTCGCCCGCGCCCTAGACAAGGAGAAGACCTCGTATATAGACATCAATGGGGTGATCGGCACACCGGGCTACATTGCGCCTGAATGCTTGTTGACAGGTAAAGCCACCCAGCAGTCCGATATCTATGCGTTCGGTGCAGTCTTGTTGGAAATAGTTTGTGGCTTGCGACCTGTAACAAGGATCAATGAGTTCCTCTTCTTGCTTGATTGGGTCCGATGCTTGCACCGAGAAGGCCGTATATTGGATGCTGTAGAAGAGCGGCTCGGGAATGAGTATGTTGCTGAGGAAGCTCAGAAGGTGCTGATTTTGGCTTTGGCATGTTCTCATCCAACACCAAGCGAAAGGCCTGAAACTCAAGCAATTGTTCAGATCTTGTCAGGTTTAGTTCCGGTGTCTTATGTGCCGCCATTCTAG
- the LOC131298316 gene encoding cytochrome c oxidase assembly protein COX11, mitochondrial-like isoform X1, protein MSWSKVFRLPQFSKNLHQSYNGFRCSLEAPGLIHNFVGTNGARNGWDFGYEYRGFMTRCEIRTGSLSRCGQFLAPRTPCLDKPRQYATHSSREQKSNKMLIYLTGLVFAMVGCSYAAVPLYRRFCQATGYGGTVQRRESVEEKIARHAQDGTVTTREIVVQFNADVADGMPWKFIPTQREVRVRPGESALAFYTAENRSSTPITGVSTYNVTPMKAAVYFNKIQCFCFEEQRLLPGEQIDMPVFFYIDPEFETDPKMDGINNLILSYTFFKVSEE, encoded by the exons ATGTCATGGTCCAAGGTTTTCAGATTGCCACAATTTTCCAAGAATTTGCATCAATCATATAATGGGTTCAG GTGCTCACTTGAAGCTCCGGGGCTAATACATAATTTTGTGGGAACTAACGGTGCTAGAAATGGGTGGGATTTCGGTTACGAATATCGGGGGTTTATGACAAGATGTGAAATACGTACGGGGTCATTGAGTAGATGTGGTCAGTTTTTGGCTCCGAGAACTCCATGCTTGGACAAACCACGCCAATATGCAACTCATTCTTCAAGAGAacagaaatcaaataagatgcTTATCTATCTGACGGGGTTGGTTTTTGCGATGGTGGGGTGTAGTTATGCCGCCGTTCCTCTGTACAGAAGATTCTGCCAGGCTACTGGCTATGGGGGTACTGTGCAGCGGCGCGAG AGTGTTGAAGAAAAGATTGCTCGGCATGCTCAAGATGGAACAGTCACCACCAG GGAGATTGTGGTGCAGTTCAATGCTGACGTGGCTGACGGAATGCCATGGAAGTTTATTCCCACCCAACGCGAG GTACGGGTTAGGCCAGGAGAAAGTGCGCTTGCATTTTACACTGCTGAGAATCGAAGTTCAACGCCTATAACTGGTGTATCTACATACAATGTTACCCCAATGAAG GCCGCAGTGTACTTTAATAAGATCCAGTGCTTCTGCTTTGAGGAGCAACGACTTCTTCCTGGAGAGCAGATTGATATGCCG GTATTCTTTTATATAGACCCCGAGTTTGAAACAGATCCTAAAATGGATGGTATCAACAACTTGATCTTGTCCTATACCTTTTTCAAGGTTTCTGAAGAATAG
- the LOC131298319 gene encoding isocitrate dehydrogenase [NADP] isoform X1, with protein MAFEKIKVANPIVEMDGDEMTRVFWKSIKDKLILPFLELDIKYFDLGLPHRDATDDKVTIESAEATLKYNVAIKCATITPDEGRVKEFNLKQMWKSPNGTIRNILNGTVFREPIICKNVPRLIPGWTKPICIGRHAFGDQYKATDTVIKGPGKLKLVFVPEGKDEKTELEVYNFSGAGGVALSMYNTDESIYAFAEASMNTAYQKKWPLYLSTKNTILKKYDGRFKDIFQEVYETKWKPKYEAAGLWYEHRLIDDMVAYALKSEGCYVWACKNYDGDVQSDFLAQGFGSLGLMTSVLVCPDGKTIEAEAAHGTVTRHYRVHQNGGETSTNSIASIFAWSRGLAHRAKLDDNARLLDFTEKLEAACIGVVESGKMTKDLALIIHGSKLIRQHYLNTEEFINAVADDLKARLSCRAKLS; from the exons atggCGTTCGAGAAGATCAAGGTCGCTAACCCAATCGTCGAGATGGATG GAGATGAGATGACCCGAGTCTTCTGGAAATCAATAAAGGATAAG CTTATTCTCCCTTTCTTGGAGTTGGATATTAAGTACTTTGACCTTGGCCTTCCTCATCGTGATGCAACTGATGATAAAGTTACTATTGAAAGTGCGGAAGCAACTCTTAA GTACAATGTAGCAATCAAGTGTGCAACCATTACTCCAG ATGAAGGTCGTGTGAAGGAGTTTAATTTGAAGCAGATGTGGAAGAGTCCTAATGGTACCATTAGGAATATTCTGAATG GCACGGTCTTCAGAGAACCAATTATTTGCAAAAACGTTCCCCGGCTCATCCCAG GGTGGACAAAGCCTATATGCATTGGAAGGCATGCGTTTGGAGATCAATACAAAGCAACTGATACAGTCATCAAAGGACCTGGAAAGCTCAAATTGGTGTTTG TACCAGAAGGAAAAGACGAGAAGACAGAGTTGGAGGTTTACAACTTCAGTGGTGCTGGAGGAGTGGCTTTGTCCATGTACAACACTGATGAG TCCATTTATGCTTTTGCTGAAGCTTCAATGAACACTGCTTACCAGAAAAAATGGCCTCTTTATCTTAGCACAAAGAATACTATTCTTAAGAAATATGATGGGAG ATTCAAGGACATATTTCAGGAAGTGTACGAGACCAAGTGGAAACCAAAGTATGAGGCTGCAGGGCTATG GTATGAACACCGActcattgatgatatggttgcTTATGCTCTTAAGAGTGAAGGATGTTATGTATGGGCTTGCAAAAACTATGATGGGGACGTGCAGAGTGATTTCTTAGCACAAG GGTTTGGATCTCTTGGTTTGATGACGTCTGTTCTG GTATGCCCTGATGGAAAGACCATAGAAGCTGAAGCAGCCCATGGCACTGTTACACGCCATTACAGGGTTCACCAGAATGGTGGTGAAACCAGCACAAATAGCATAGCATCAATCTTTGCATGGTCCAGAGGGCTTGCACACAG agcaaagttggatgataaTGCAAGACTCTTAGACTTCACTGAGAAGCTGGAAGCAGCTTGCATTGGCGTTGTGGAGTCTGGGAAGATGACCAAAGATCTTGCACTTATAATACATGGATCTAA GCTTATCAGACAACACTATCTTAATACCGAGGAGTTCATCAATGCCGTGGCGGATGATTTGAAGGCAAGGCTTTCTTGCAGAGCCAAACT TTCCTGA